The following proteins come from a genomic window of Streptomyces sp. NBC_01716:
- a CDS encoding LamG-like jellyroll fold domain-containing protein: MRADTSGRRRLALTLALATTLLVTAFAPAGEPATDRTAGTAAPLPRPVAAYDFEHPVPGDPARESDQGSSGTTLELVNGGAESRVTDDKRRGEVLRTRQVSPTTASNDDWKAGVYGPQGVPTLSAFNGAQQTTVMGWFRMTADNPAPNSNTATPDDRYNAIGLAGILSGTSGGHDVRALLELITVGGEMKVVALGRRLDGGSSQTFAADADWRRILPPGRWVALAATFDFDTGTMALYRDGLPLPGRYVTPGDPWAVEGPPEPDTASPTDPRGIKIGGSYPQNTQEGNPCDCRMDDLMFFDRVLTPAEIMSQYRRTRG, translated from the coding sequence ATGCGCGCTGACACATCGGGGCGGCGCAGGCTCGCCCTGACTCTCGCTCTTGCCACGACGCTGCTGGTGACGGCTTTCGCACCGGCGGGTGAGCCGGCGACGGACCGGACCGCCGGCACGGCGGCACCCCTGCCCCGCCCGGTCGCCGCGTACGACTTCGAGCACCCCGTCCCCGGCGACCCGGCCCGCGAAAGCGACCAGGGCAGCTCAGGCACCACGCTCGAACTCGTCAACGGCGGCGCCGAGTCACGCGTCACGGACGACAAGCGGCGCGGCGAGGTCCTGCGTACGCGGCAGGTCTCGCCCACGACCGCGAGCAACGACGACTGGAAGGCCGGCGTGTACGGCCCACAGGGCGTGCCGACCCTGAGCGCCTTCAACGGCGCACAGCAGACCACCGTCATGGGCTGGTTCAGGATGACCGCCGACAATCCCGCGCCGAACTCCAACACCGCCACGCCGGACGACCGTTACAACGCGATCGGCCTCGCCGGGATCCTCTCGGGCACATCGGGGGGCCACGACGTACGCGCCCTGCTCGAACTCATCACCGTCGGCGGGGAGATGAAGGTCGTCGCCCTCGGGCGCCGCCTGGACGGCGGGAGTTCACAGACGTTCGCCGCCGACGCCGACTGGCGGCGGATCCTGCCGCCCGGCAGATGGGTGGCCCTCGCCGCGACGTTCGACTTCGACACCGGCACGATGGCGCTGTACCGCGACGGCCTCCCGCTCCCCGGCCGGTACGTCACGCCCGGCGACCCCTGGGCGGTGGAGGGGCCGCCGGAGCCCGACACCGCGTCGCCCACCGATCCGCGCGGCATCAAGATCGGCGGCAGCTATCCGCAGAACACCCAGGAGGGCAATCCCTGCGACTGCCGGATGGACGACCTGATGTTCTTCGACCGGGTCCTCACACCGGCCGAGATCATGTCGCAGTACCGGCGGACGCGGGGATAA
- a CDS encoding PQQ-dependent sugar dehydrogenase encodes MRKRLAVAAGVLLVSLLVPSAEAREDGPIADPLPDPTLSEIGLVLDEFSTLPKSEPVPPPTDDRLKRWARINFVGEVPDGSGRLYVPDLNGKLYLLNSAGTPTEYLDVGTEAGPDFWSHQGLGSGFGFVAFHPEFAENGTFYTVHTEARDALRKRPDLPSGGVTVVHSVVTEWTADDPAATTFSGSRREVMRLGFQSTIHDIQEINFNPNSRPGDEDYGLLYIAAGDGGAGWRSSVPQDLYVPQGKILRIDPAGDNGPGGKYGIPPSNPFVHRQYVLGEIYAYGFRDPHRFSWDSGGSGQMFVGSIGEHRIESVYDVRAGDNLGWSDREGPFEYRKEGNPTCGVYQLPDNDEQYGYTYPVAAFDHVPPPETPCADSGNALIGGFVYRGAEIPELRGKYVYGEGVGGRIFYSDVADMRRGGPLAEVHQFKVIDETGATTSMAELAGDDRVDLRFGTDRDGELYVLAKANGKIWKVTDAR; translated from the coding sequence GTGAGAAAACGACTGGCCGTTGCGGCGGGGGTGCTGCTCGTCTCGCTGCTCGTGCCATCCGCCGAAGCACGTGAGGACGGGCCGATCGCCGATCCGCTGCCCGACCCGACACTCTCCGAAATTGGCCTGGTTCTTGACGAATTCTCGACGCTGCCCAAGTCGGAGCCGGTGCCGCCGCCGACCGACGACCGGCTCAAGCGCTGGGCCCGGATCAACTTCGTCGGCGAAGTCCCCGACGGATCCGGCCGGTTGTACGTCCCCGATCTCAACGGCAAGCTGTATCTGCTGAACAGCGCGGGCACACCCACCGAGTACCTGGACGTCGGTACGGAGGCCGGCCCCGACTTCTGGTCCCACCAGGGCCTCGGCAGCGGCTTCGGATTCGTCGCCTTCCACCCGGAGTTCGCCGAGAACGGCACGTTCTACACCGTCCACACCGAGGCCAGGGACGCGCTCCGCAAACGCCCGGACCTGCCGTCCGGCGGAGTCACCGTCGTCCACAGCGTGGTCACCGAGTGGACCGCCGACGACCCGGCCGCCACGACGTTCAGCGGCTCGCGCCGCGAGGTGATGCGGCTCGGTTTCCAGAGCACCATCCACGACATCCAGGAGATCAACTTCAACCCCAACTCCCGCCCCGGGGACGAGGACTACGGACTGCTCTACATCGCCGCGGGGGACGGCGGAGCCGGCTGGCGCAGTTCGGTGCCGCAGGACCTGTACGTACCGCAGGGCAAGATCCTGCGCATCGACCCGGCCGGAGACAACGGCCCCGGCGGCAAGTACGGCATCCCGCCGTCCAATCCCTTCGTCCACCGGCAGTACGTGCTCGGCGAGATCTACGCGTACGGCTTCCGTGACCCGCACCGGTTCAGCTGGGACTCCGGCGGCAGCGGCCAGATGTTCGTGGGCAGCATCGGGGAGCACCGCATCGAGTCCGTGTACGACGTCAGGGCCGGGGACAACCTGGGCTGGAGCGACCGGGAGGGACCCTTCGAGTACCGCAAGGAGGGGAACCCGACCTGTGGTGTCTACCAACTCCCGGACAACGACGAGCAGTACGGCTACACCTATCCGGTCGCGGCCTTTGACCACGTACCGCCGCCGGAGACCCCGTGCGCGGACAGCGGCAACGCGCTGATCGGCGGTTTCGTCTACCGGGGCGCCGAGATACCCGAGCTGCGGGGCAAGTACGTCTACGGCGAAGGCGTCGGCGGCCGGATCTTCTACTCCGACGTGGCTGACATGCGCCGGGGCGGGCCGCTCGCCGAGGTCCATCAGTTCAAGGTCATCGACGAGACCGGCGCGACGACCTCGATGGCGGAGCTGGCCGGGGACGACCGGGTCGACCTGCGGTTCGGTACGGACCGCGACGGTGAGCTCTACGTCCTGGCCAAGGCCAACGGCAAGATCTGGAAGGTGACCGATGCGCGCTGA
- a CDS encoding LAETG motif-containing sortase-dependent surface protein translates to MTVFNRSWRRPGALVTVAAAGALGVGLFAAPAVAHTPAWAVTCSQVSVDLVNYTASAENTVTLSVDGKELLATEKFGGEFHKKIELPEHDKELTLHLVVKDGSGNDGSLDDTKTAPVCEGSEPEPTPSTTPPSDEPEPTPTEAKPEPSETTAEAPVPSSQPSPAGDDLAETGSSSTTPLIAGAAAVILVAGAGITWAARKRRAVGN, encoded by the coding sequence GTGACTGTATTCAACAGATCGTGGCGACGCCCCGGGGCGCTCGTGACGGTCGCGGCGGCGGGTGCGCTCGGCGTCGGCCTCTTCGCCGCCCCGGCGGTGGCGCACACCCCGGCCTGGGCCGTGACCTGCTCGCAGGTGAGCGTCGATCTCGTCAACTACACCGCCAGCGCCGAGAACACGGTGACCCTGAGTGTCGACGGCAAGGAACTGCTGGCCACCGAGAAGTTCGGTGGAGAGTTCCACAAGAAGATCGAACTGCCCGAGCACGACAAGGAGCTGACGCTCCACCTCGTGGTGAAGGACGGTTCGGGCAACGACGGTTCACTCGACGACACCAAGACCGCTCCGGTCTGCGAGGGCAGCGAGCCCGAGCCCACGCCGTCGACGACTCCGCCGTCGGACGAGCCCGAGCCCACGCCGACCGAGGCCAAGCCCGAGCCGAGCGAGACGACCGCCGAGGCGCCCGTCCCCTCCTCGCAGCCGAGCCCCGCCGGTGACGACCTCGCCGAGACGGGTTCCTCCAGCACGACGCCGCTGATCGCGGGCGCCGCCGCCGTCATACTCGTGGCCGGTGCGGGCATCACGTGGGCCGCGCGCAAGCGCCGCGCCGTGGGGAACTGA
- a CDS encoding ferritin-like domain-containing protein: MAEFLTDIKMIRERARRQIDKGPVTDAYGADVERVIQVLNEALATEIVCTLRYKRHYYTATGLYAEPVAAEFLEHAKDEQAHADKLAERIVQLGGEPDFNPETLTNRSHAEYDESLDLIEMIKEDLVAERVAITSYTEIAQWLGAGDPTTRRVFEDLLAQEEEHADDLRALLERLPGSAKS; encoded by the coding sequence GCGCCCGCCGGCAGATCGACAAGGGCCCGGTGACGGACGCCTACGGGGCGGATGTCGAGCGGGTCATCCAGGTGCTGAACGAGGCGCTGGCCACCGAGATCGTCTGCACACTGCGCTACAAGAGGCATTACTACACGGCGACGGGGCTCTACGCGGAGCCGGTCGCCGCCGAGTTCCTGGAACACGCAAAGGACGAGCAGGCGCACGCGGACAAGCTGGCCGAGCGGATCGTGCAGCTCGGCGGTGAGCCCGACTTCAACCCCGAGACGCTCACGAACCGTTCGCACGCGGAGTACGACGAGAGCCTGGACCTGATCGAGATGATCAAGGAGGACCTGGTGGCCGAGCGGGTGGCCATCACGTCGTACACGGAGATCGCCCAGTGGCTGGGGGCGGGCGACCCCACCACGCGCCGGGTCTTCGAGGACCTGCTCGCGCAGGAGGAGGAGCACGCGGACGATCTGCGGGCGCTCCTGGAACGGCTTCCGGGCAGCGCCAAGTCCTGA